Proteins found in one Actinomycetota bacterium genomic segment:
- a CDS encoding YbjN domain-containing protein: MTARDAARHVVTAGLDAADLPHHQVAPDAWTTVLSGERKRTLPLVLTVDDRSLRVEALLCGRPDENHAGVYRYLLQRNRKHLPVHFALGDDGDVILTGAIPLATLEATSFDQLLGAVLATADEVFDAVLRLGFASYIAAEQRWRAVNDLPPNPVGGG, translated from the coding sequence GTGACCGCCCGGGACGCCGCCCGGCACGTCGTCACCGCCGGGTTGGACGCCGCGGATCTGCCCCACCACCAGGTCGCACCGGATGCGTGGACGACCGTCCTGAGCGGTGAACGCAAGCGGACCCTGCCGCTCGTGCTGACGGTCGACGACCGATCACTGCGCGTCGAGGCGTTGCTGTGCGGCCGCCCGGATGAGAACCACGCCGGCGTGTACCGCTACCTGTTGCAGCGCAACCGCAAGCACCTGCCGGTCCACTTCGCGCTCGGCGACGACGGCGATGTCATCCTCACCGGGGCGATCCCCTTGGCCACCTTGGAGGCGACCAGCTTCGATCAGCTGCTCGGGGCGGTGCTGGCCACCGCCGACGAGGTCTTCGACGCCGTCCTGCGGCTTGGCTTCGCCAGCTACATCGCCGCGGAGCAGCGCTGGCGGGCGGTCAACGACCTCCCGCCCAACCCCGTCGGTGGCGGGTGA
- a CDS encoding inorganic diphosphatase — translation MGSRNKYEYEQDTGRFRLDRMLFSAVHFPGDYGFIPETLAEDGDALDALVILGEPTFPGCLISGRVVGVMHMVDEKGPDAKIVAVPDNDPRWRHINTLDDVPGHLVAEIEHFFTIYKDLEQKLVDVQGWGSREEALGEVAASRERHQGA, via the coding sequence ATGGGGTCGCGGAACAAGTACGAGTACGAACAGGACACCGGTCGCTTCCGCCTCGACCGGATGCTGTTCAGCGCCGTGCACTTCCCCGGCGACTACGGCTTCATCCCCGAGACCCTCGCCGAGGACGGCGATGCGCTCGACGCGCTGGTGATCCTCGGAGAACCGACCTTCCCCGGTTGCCTCATCAGCGGTCGCGTCGTGGGCGTGATGCACATGGTCGACGAGAAAGGACCTGACGCCAAGATCGTGGCCGTGCCGGACAACGATCCACGCTGGCGACACATCAACACGCTCGACGACGTCCCCGGACACCTGGTGGCCGAAATCGAGCACTTCTTCACCATCTACAAGGACCTCGAGCAGAAGCTCGTCGACGTCCAGGGCTGGGGCAGCCGCGAGGAGGCCCTCGGCGAGGTCGCTGCGTCGCGCGAACGCCACCAGGGCGCCTGA
- a CDS encoding asparaginase translates to MQRGPAPIAETTRWLHHGGELVESRHAGHIVVVGPRDEVVSLGDPHRITFPRSAVKPFQAAASLELIGEDLSPRLVAVGWASHRAEPAQLAAVRDMLAFAGLDPADLTTPPADGDAAAGVPDPLRHNCSGKHALFALAGRAAGCPRDRLLDPDGPVQRHVLAVVREAVGPPVGVGVDGCGAPAVAVPLAGLARAFRQLADPDGRWTTVVAAGLAHPLLMGGTGRLESALLAAGVVAKPGAEGVFGAAWRDRSGQRYGVAVKAEDGARRASAVALHGLLAALKVVPDGVWTPPPVLGGGRPAGSVRSTHQVSAFADRLGAVRRPW, encoded by the coding sequence GTGCAGCGGGGTCCGGCGCCGATCGCCGAGACCACCCGCTGGCTGCACCACGGCGGCGAGCTCGTCGAGTCTCGCCACGCCGGCCACATCGTCGTGGTCGGCCCGCGCGACGAGGTCGTGTCACTGGGCGACCCCCACCGGATCACGTTCCCGCGCTCGGCCGTCAAACCCTTCCAGGCTGCCGCGTCACTGGAGCTGATCGGCGAGGATCTGTCGCCACGCCTGGTCGCGGTCGGGTGGGCGTCACACCGCGCCGAGCCGGCGCAGCTGGCGGCGGTCCGCGACATGCTCGCTTTCGCCGGGCTCGACCCCGCCGACCTGACCACGCCACCCGCGGACGGCGACGCTGCGGCTGGGGTCCCCGATCCGCTCCGCCACAACTGCTCCGGGAAACACGCGCTGTTCGCGCTCGCGGGGCGCGCGGCGGGCTGTCCCCGCGACCGGCTGCTGGACCCCGACGGACCGGTCCAACGCCACGTCCTGGCGGTCGTGCGCGAGGCGGTCGGCCCGCCGGTCGGGGTGGGCGTCGACGGGTGCGGGGCACCGGCGGTGGCGGTCCCGCTCGCCGGCCTGGCCCGTGCGTTCCGCCAGCTCGCTGATCCCGATGGACGGTGGACGACGGTGGTGGCGGCCGGGTTGGCACACCCGCTGCTGATGGGGGGGACCGGCCGTCTGGAGTCGGCTCTCCTGGCGGCGGGAGTGGTGGCCAAGCCGGGAGCGGAGGGCGTGTTCGGGGCGGCGTGGCGCGACCGGTCCGGACAGCGGTACGGGGTGGCGGTCAAGGCCGAGGACGGCGCACGCCGCGCCTCCGCGGTGGCGTTGCATGGGCTGCTCGCCGCGTTGAAGGTGGTGCCCGACGGAGTCTGGACGCCCCCGCCGGTGCTCGGCGGCGGGCGTCCCGCAGGGTCGGTGCGGTCCACCCACCAGGTGAGCGCGTTCGCGGATCGGTTGGGAGCTGTCCGACGCCCATGGTGA
- a CDS encoding GNAT family N-acetyltransferase encodes MVPEVRERAADGRRTAHFAGGEHVTDYRGPVSRAEHRAAVVDAWLASLADEADFDELIAGGLAEDAGWAQLLCDRASRAGLEVVDAGVDGVCPRIDLTGGWDAYLQRISAKQRHEIRRKARKLAREGGVVKLVAVDTDDLEEAMTTFIAMNQSLDGDKGRFFVDERMQAFFLALVQEFGPDRVLRMHRLDVDGSPAALTVSLIGGADLGEWRLYNSAFDRHLAGLAPGMVLVGELVRIAAEEGFAVFDLLRGDEPYKYRYGATDRRVCKVTARPRATA; translated from the coding sequence GTGGTCCCCGAGGTCCGCGAGCGCGCAGCCGATGGGCGCCGCACGGCGCACTTCGCCGGCGGCGAACACGTCACCGACTACCGCGGGCCGGTAAGTCGCGCGGAGCACCGCGCCGCGGTGGTGGACGCCTGGCTGGCGTCGCTGGCCGACGAAGCGGACTTCGACGAGCTGATCGCCGGAGGGCTCGCCGAGGACGCCGGATGGGCGCAGCTGCTGTGTGACCGCGCGTCCCGCGCCGGGTTGGAGGTCGTTGACGCCGGTGTCGATGGGGTCTGTCCCCGGATCGACCTCACCGGCGGGTGGGACGCCTACCTGCAGCGCATCAGCGCCAAGCAGCGCCACGAGATCCGACGCAAAGCCCGCAAGCTCGCCCGCGAAGGCGGCGTCGTGAAGCTGGTGGCGGTGGACACGGACGACCTCGAAGAAGCGATGACCACGTTCATCGCGATGAACCAGTCGCTGGACGGTGACAAGGGACGCTTCTTCGTCGACGAGCGCATGCAGGCGTTCTTCCTCGCCCTGGTGCAGGAGTTCGGTCCCGACCGCGTCCTGCGGATGCACCGCCTCGACGTCGACGGCAGCCCCGCAGCGCTCACCGTCTCGCTGATCGGCGGCGCTGATCTCGGCGAGTGGCGCCTGTACAACTCGGCGTTCGACCGCCACCTGGCGGGCCTCGCGCCCGGCATGGTGCTGGTCGGCGAGCTGGTACGCATCGCCGCGGAGGAGGGCTTCGCGGTGTTCGACCTGCTCCGCGGCGACGAGCCGTACAAGTACCGGTACGGGGCCACCGACCGGCGGGTGTGCAAGGTCACCGCCCGGCCGCGAGCGACGGCGTGA
- a CDS encoding aerial mycelium formation protein: protein MDASPTEPRRARRRIDRILGPAYLDDLAGRSTDELRRMRDECEEEESGVSFARRMLQGRIDIIRAEALRRQHADGDDDAPRSILDALPSILADDVAATPLRPRVSRFLVPPAAQYHRRDVERLVSERSLAGLEERSPDELAELAQTLGEKESELSKLRRQLLDRLDALQEELARRYRDGRADISEVLPGRG, encoded by the coding sequence GTGGACGCATCACCGACCGAGCCACGACGCGCCCGACGGCGCATCGACCGGATCCTGGGCCCTGCCTACCTGGACGACCTCGCGGGGCGGAGCACCGACGAGCTGCGCCGCATGCGCGACGAGTGCGAGGAGGAAGAGAGCGGGGTGTCCTTCGCCCGCCGGATGCTGCAGGGCAGGATCGACATCATCCGGGCCGAGGCCCTGCGCCGCCAGCATGCCGACGGTGACGACGACGCCCCCCGGTCCATCCTGGACGCGCTGCCCTCGATCCTCGCCGACGATGTGGCCGCCACCCCGCTGCGCCCGCGCGTCAGCCGCTTCCTGGTCCCACCGGCGGCCCAGTACCACCGCCGCGACGTCGAACGGCTGGTGAGCGAGCGCTCGTTGGCCGGGCTCGAGGAGCGCTCCCCCGATGAGCTCGCCGAGCTCGCGCAGACGCTGGGGGAGAAGGAGAGTGAGCTGTCCAAGCTCCGCCGACAGCTGCTGGACCGGCTCGACGCCCTTCAGGAGGAGCTGGCCCGCCGCTACCGTGATGGGCGCGCTGACATCAGCGAGGTCTTGCCCGGGCGGGGATGA
- a CDS encoding helix-turn-helix domain-containing protein produces MADQPDEQAASTGGDRSRAAVASARLTELGEYIREQRSRAQYSMRHLARLAGVSNPYLSQIERGLRKPSAEILQAIAKALQISSETLYVKAGILEERGDVPDLEVAILRDASLNERQRAALIEIYRSFRRENEVAAVAGDESGDEEAATG; encoded by the coding sequence GTGGCCGACCAGCCCGATGAGCAGGCGGCATCGACCGGTGGTGATCGCTCCCGCGCCGCAGTCGCCTCCGCGCGCCTGACCGAGCTCGGGGAGTACATCCGCGAGCAACGCAGCCGCGCCCAGTACTCCATGCGGCACCTGGCGCGCCTGGCCGGCGTGTCCAACCCCTACCTCAGCCAGATCGAGCGGGGCCTGCGCAAGCCCTCCGCGGAGATCCTGCAGGCGATCGCCAAAGCGCTGCAGATCTCGTCGGAGACCCTGTACGTCAAGGCCGGGATCCTCGAGGAACGCGGCGACGTCCCAGACCTGGAGGTGGCGATCCTCCGCGACGCGTCGCTCAACGAGCGCCAGCGGGCGGCGCTGATCGAGATCTACCGCTCGTTCCGGCGGGAGAACGAGGTCGCCGCCGTCGCCGGGGACGAGTCGGGCGACGAAGAGGCCGCCACGGGCTGA
- a CDS encoding glycosyltransferase → MTDAIRRLAVLSVHTSPLDQPGTGDGGGLNVYVLEVARRLATRGVSVDIFTRAAAANLPAVVELGEGLHVHHVTAGPRRPIAKSTLHAHLSAFLLGVEKRAEPVVDRGGYDVIHGHYWMSGWVGRRLRQRWAVPLVQTFHTLARVKDAARAPGEPPEPGVRLLVEEQVVGHADRIVVPACDEARLLHRSYGTSGARLAVVSPGVDLDVFHPAPAVAPGEAPEGDGPLLLFVGRLQPLKAPDVAVRTLARVRDHVPGARLLVVGGASGNGHGRTGPDELLALARRLGVGPAVAVAPARPQSDLAHLYRAADVVVVPSRSESFGLVALEAQACGTPVVAARVGGLQAVVGDGGTLVDGHDPSDHAAAVVTYLGDRARRAHAAAAGVRAAREASWDRTVDGILAVYRDVSGVTARVQGAGA, encoded by the coding sequence GTGACCGACGCGATCCGACGGCTCGCCGTCCTGAGCGTGCACACCTCGCCCCTGGATCAACCGGGGACCGGCGACGGTGGCGGCCTGAACGTCTACGTGCTGGAGGTGGCGCGCCGGCTCGCCACCCGCGGCGTCTCGGTCGACATCTTCACCCGGGCGGCGGCCGCGAACCTGCCCGCGGTGGTGGAGCTCGGCGAGGGGCTGCACGTCCATCACGTGACGGCCGGCCCGCGCCGGCCGATCGCCAAGTCGACGCTGCACGCCCACCTGTCCGCGTTCCTGTTGGGCGTCGAGAAGCGGGCGGAGCCCGTCGTTGACCGCGGCGGCTACGACGTCATCCACGGCCACTACTGGATGTCGGGGTGGGTGGGCCGCCGGCTGCGGCAGCGCTGGGCGGTGCCGCTGGTGCAGACGTTCCACACGCTGGCCCGGGTGAAGGACGCCGCGCGCGCTCCCGGGGAACCGCCCGAACCCGGCGTCCGCCTCCTCGTCGAGGAGCAGGTGGTGGGCCACGCCGACCGCATCGTCGTCCCCGCCTGCGACGAGGCGAGGCTGCTGCACCGCAGCTACGGCACGTCCGGCGCGCGCCTGGCGGTGGTCTCACCTGGCGTGGACCTGGACGTGTTCCACCCCGCCCCGGCCGTGGCACCTGGTGAAGCCCCGGAAGGCGACGGTCCGTTGCTGCTGTTCGTCGGACGGCTCCAGCCGTTGAAGGCGCCCGACGTCGCGGTCCGCACGCTCGCCCGCGTCCGCGATCACGTCCCCGGCGCACGCCTGCTGGTCGTCGGTGGGGCTTCGGGGAACGGTCACGGCCGGACCGGCCCCGACGAGCTGCTCGCCCTGGCCCGCAGGCTCGGGGTGGGCCCAGCCGTCGCCGTGGCCCCGGCCCGCCCCCAGAGCGACCTCGCCCACCTGTACCGCGCCGCCGACGTCGTCGTCGTCCCCAGCCGCAGCGAGAGCTTCGGGCTGGTGGCTCTGGAGGCACAGGCCTGCGGCACGCCGGTCGTCGCCGCCCGGGTGGGAGGGCTACAGGCGGTGGTCGGCGACGGTGGGACGCTGGTCGACGGCCACGACCCGTCCGACCACGCCGCGGCGGTGGTCACCTACCTGGGTGATCGCGCGCGTCGCGCCCACGCCGCGGCCGCTGGTGTGCGCGCCGCGCGGGAGGCGTCCTGGGATCGCACCGTCGACGGGATCCTCGCCGTCTACCGGGACGTGTCCGGGGTCACGGCCAGGGTGCAGGGGGCCGGGGCGTGA
- a CDS encoding proline dehydrogenase family protein, which translates to MLRRALIAASASATLRRAAEQLPVARAVATRFVAGETLDDALHAATSLQRRGLAVSLDYLGEAVDEPATARRAADVYRRALDRLAAAGLDGSLSVKPTQLGLGISRSLCRDLIAEICRHADGYGTDVTVDMESSAYTQATVDLVLELRAAGHGNVGCAVQSYLYRTPDDVATLVAAGASLRLCKGAYAEPPSIAYPDRADVDAAFARIADTLLRTARYPRIATHDHRLIHRAKNLARRYGRAADDFEFQMLYGVREPLQRALVADGWRLRIYLPFGGEWYPYFMRRLAERPANVAFFLRALVGRR; encoded by the coding sequence GTGCTGCGGCGAGCACTGATCGCCGCGTCGGCGAGCGCGACCCTGCGACGGGCTGCGGAGCAGCTGCCGGTCGCACGGGCCGTCGCGACCCGGTTCGTGGCCGGAGAGACCCTCGACGACGCGCTGCACGCGGCGACGAGTCTGCAGCGACGCGGTTTGGCGGTGAGTCTGGACTACCTCGGCGAAGCGGTCGACGAGCCGGCCACCGCCCGTCGAGCGGCCGACGTCTACCGGCGGGCGCTCGACCGGCTCGCTGCCGCCGGCCTCGACGGGTCGCTGTCGGTCAAACCGACCCAGCTGGGCCTGGGGATCTCACGGTCGCTGTGCCGCGACCTGATCGCCGAGATCTGCCGCCACGCCGACGGCTACGGCACCGACGTCACCGTCGACATGGAGAGCAGCGCCTACACCCAGGCGACCGTGGACCTGGTGCTGGAGCTGCGCGCCGCGGGCCACGGCAACGTCGGCTGTGCCGTGCAGAGCTACCTGTACCGCACCCCCGACGACGTCGCGACGCTCGTCGCCGCGGGTGCGTCACTGCGGCTGTGCAAGGGTGCGTACGCCGAGCCGCCGTCGATCGCCTACCCGGACCGGGCGGACGTCGACGCCGCGTTCGCGCGGATCGCCGACACGCTCCTGCGCACCGCCCGCTACCCGCGCATCGCGACGCACGATCACCGGCTGATCCACCGTGCCAAGAACCTGGCCCGTCGTTACGGCCGGGCCGCGGACGACTTCGAGTTCCAGATGCTCTACGGGGTCCGAGAACCACTGCAGCGGGCCCTCGTGGCCGACGGCTGGCGGCTGCGGATCTACCTCCCGTTCGGCGGCGAGTGGTACCCGTACTTCATGCGCCGCCTGGCGGAGCGCCCCGCCAACGTCGCGTTCTTCCTCCGCGCCCTGGTCGGGCGCCGCTGA
- a CDS encoding DUF4388 domain-containing protein encodes MRGDLSEISLADLLRGLSSANATGALHIEGRTGPARIFIRDGAVYWAASPAPRAQLGARLVGAGFIAEDELEAVLTEQRRAGRRTKLGALLVERGSVSRDVIRVFVQEQILDAVFDLARWHGGRYEFFRGDAAPEDLPVQIPVQPLLVESARRLVEWERILAVIPSLDAVPDFVPDAASTQVSLEPDDFTVLANVDGQRSVRELAQDLGYSEFEAARLVYGLTLLGIIGVHHDGGTPAVARAPVAEPARTETGRPQAAAPAAEPPAQAAEPPAQDNIDVDDIDVGAALDEALTHRLPHEAPVQAPDEAPDDFDVGAALEAAMHGLGPDVDDEPAEDGFDVGAALEEALSIDLDDAMQETVEEHTELDTGGEDVTSRGVEPEVWRVVIGEDDVIAEPAPEARHDRERPRTPQRRQGPVDRAGPVAEPVPPPRREPAANQPPDADEQQVADELRSLVAELGEDVAADDEVEAGEHEAHAQATGEEPTAAPTRASTDDDRQAPAEPDASEEDRPPSEPHPRRADISELLRELSQLSGRDERGRGPAPPAGSPPADDRGDESEHKRKDEDDEPKRGGFRRLFGPR; translated from the coding sequence ATGCGTGGTGACCTCAGCGAGATCAGCCTCGCGGACCTGCTCCGCGGGCTGTCGAGCGCGAACGCCACCGGCGCACTGCACATCGAGGGCCGGACCGGCCCGGCGCGGATCTTCATCCGCGACGGCGCAGTGTACTGGGCGGCCTCCCCCGCTCCGCGGGCGCAGCTGGGCGCCCGGCTGGTTGGCGCGGGGTTCATCGCCGAGGACGAGCTCGAAGCTGTCCTCACCGAACAGCGGCGCGCGGGCCGACGGACCAAGCTCGGAGCGCTCCTCGTCGAGCGCGGCAGCGTCAGCCGTGACGTGATCCGCGTGTTCGTCCAGGAGCAGATCCTCGACGCCGTGTTCGACCTGGCGCGCTGGCATGGCGGACGCTACGAGTTCTTCCGCGGGGACGCCGCCCCAGAGGACCTCCCGGTCCAGATCCCGGTGCAGCCGCTGCTGGTGGAGTCGGCCCGGAGACTCGTGGAGTGGGAGCGGATCCTCGCGGTGATCCCGTCGCTGGACGCTGTCCCCGATTTCGTGCCCGACGCCGCGTCCACGCAGGTGTCGCTCGAGCCCGACGACTTCACCGTGCTGGCCAACGTCGACGGCCAGCGCTCGGTCCGCGAACTGGCGCAGGACCTGGGCTACAGCGAGTTCGAGGCCGCACGGCTGGTCTACGGCTTGACGCTGCTGGGCATCATCGGGGTGCACCACGACGGCGGAACACCTGCCGTGGCTCGGGCACCGGTCGCCGAGCCGGCGCGGACGGAGACCGGTCGGCCGCAGGCAGCGGCGCCGGCGGCGGAGCCACCGGCCCAGGCGGCGGAGCCACCGGCCCAGGACAACATCGACGTGGACGACATCGACGTGGGTGCGGCGCTGGACGAGGCGCTGACCCACCGCCTGCCGCACGAGGCGCCGGTGCAGGCACCGGACGAGGCGCCGGACGACTTCGACGTCGGTGCGGCGCTGGAGGCCGCGATGCACGGTCTCGGGCCGGACGTCGACGACGAACCGGCCGAGGACGGCTTCGACGTCGGGGCGGCCCTCGAAGAGGCGTTGAGCATCGACCTCGACGACGCCATGCAGGAGACGGTCGAAGAGCACACGGAGCTCGACACCGGCGGTGAGGACGTGACCTCGCGCGGCGTCGAACCCGAGGTGTGGCGCGTCGTGATCGGCGAAGACGACGTCATCGCCGAGCCCGCCCCCGAGGCTCGTCACGACCGCGAACGTCCCCGCACGCCCCAACGCCGGCAGGGACCGGTCGATCGGGCGGGCCCGGTGGCCGAACCGGTTCCCCCGCCCCGCCGGGAGCCGGCCGCCAACCAACCGCCCGACGCGGACGAACAACAGGTCGCCGACGAGCTGCGGTCGCTGGTGGCCGAGCTCGGGGAAGACGTCGCCGCTGACGACGAGGTCGAAGCCGGGGAACACGAGGCTCACGCCCAGGCCACCGGGGAAGAGCCCACGGCGGCGCCGACCCGCGCCTCCACGGACGACGATCGACAAGCGCCGGCCGAACCGGACGCGTCCGAGGAGGACCGTCCACCGTCGGAGCCACATCCCCGGCGCGCGGACATCTCCGAGCTGCTACGGGAACTCAGCCAGCTATCGGGCAGGGACGAGCGCGGCCGCGGCCCGGCGCCACCGGCCGGCTCGCCACCCGCCGACGACCGAGGCGACGAGTCGGAACACAAGCGCAAGGACGAGGACGACGAGCCGAAGCGGGGCGGTTTCCGGCGGCTGTTCGGCCCGCGCTGA